TGACctcacttaattaatttacctGCATCGGCTAATCACACACTGGCACCGTTTCCACCGCCAAGGTCGGAGACGGCACCGaattaatatcatttttttttcgaaacgaTTTCTCCGAAAATAGTTCGCCGGAAAATTGAGGGGCGAGATATGCTAACCTGGGGGTATCTGTTGATGGCCGTGGGATGTGGGTAGGGCTGATAGCCTCGCGCCGCCCCCGGGTAGATGTTACGCATCATGGCGCCGTTGCAGCCGGGGAGGACACTGGGGGCCAGAGCTTTCTGCAACTGCTTTTCCTGCTTTCGGTACTTGGCTCTTCGGTTCTGAAACCACACCTGGAACAAAGTTTCACATACATTTTCAATcacagaaaatttttttttaaagccgTAGATACGAACTTTTTCattcacctaaaattatttatacaatcaaaattatttcaaaaactaagcactATCGACCAAtacaaatttgatcaaaatcaTCAAGATTAAAAGCTAtgatcaaaaatgcaataaaatttagggaattgcatttacaaaaacataagtttgtataGTAGCTTATTTTAGAAACATTTGGTATATAGTGAGGCATGAGTTatagaatttacaatttcatattaaatgtcaatttattgggacactctgtataaaagCTGGCTGATTCTTGCGTTAAACAtcgttttttattgtgttgCTGCAGTTATTTAGATTGGATTTTAATTGAGTACAGCGCGGTTCAAATGAAATGCGACCCTAGTGCGTATATAGGGTTgcataaattcaaattgtgTAAATGTGGGCAATGGTAAATTGCGTCGTTTCTGGGCAAATAGTTGGGCAAAGGCGTCGCCGTGCCACAGCTACTTAGGGCAACACCGCGTGCAAACAAAAGAAGGCGATAAGGTCGCAAAATATGCATTAGGCTGTCTTAAAGAGAGCCGTGTTTGGGGGAATGAGCGGCGAGGGGTCGGTTCATCCGCCGCCAGGGGGCGGGCTAACTTCATTACGGATCCATTTGATGGGATCGAGGGAGGCCGGGACGTGCCTCGCGTCTTCCGCGGTACAGTCTGGGGTCTGGTCTCTCCAACACACGCTTTTGTTTTAACCATTCAAGGCATGGCGACTATGTTTTTCAACGTTTCGCCAATGGAATCGCGTATTATGGAAGGGGTGGATGGTTGATAAGCGaggaaaaacaaaaaggaaACTTGAGGATTGAGATATGTGGATTGGTGCAACTGTTGGGAAAGTTTCAGGAGGTGCTCATGTTCAATACACTTCACTTGCAATGTATCTGTCTTGTTACACGGGTGGTGTTAATGTTCTTGGataaaactttgttaaaagttgacaCAATGGGAAGTTGGGTGCGAAACATTACCATATTGCACTACTGGaatatttatgaaaaacttttgatggaaaatttataacaaaaacgctTGTGGTTGACCGCTGACAAACTCAAAATAGTACTTCATACTTTATTTTACAGTAGAAGCTCGTTAGGACAGCCTTTACAGCCGGtcagaaagaaatttattagacTAAACTAGAGTTCCTATTAGTTCTAGCAAAGTTTTTCttgtgtttttcaaaaattttcgagaGTTTTGCCGATTTTTGGTACCTgaaacatttatcgagcactTTTAAATATCCATCTTTTTTAAGAAGGATTATTGTTTAtcaactaataatttttgaatcaaAGCAAAAgtaggtaaaataaaataaaaattcataaccaaaaaactgttgggaatttggaaattttctcGACGTCAGTCGATTCAtcagatcattttacataggttTAGACCAAAAGTGTTCTAtattttcgaatagttttgtcgtaattaagaaaataaaaaagagaaaaaattatcaacCTTCTTCAGCATCGTATAAAAATGGCaagttttaaaagtgtctcaaaacaaatttttaaaacttatcctatcttatagattttgatgtgctctttacgatggaatcAAGTGTTTTCTTCTAGCTTTTTTAGTTTCGCCGAAATCGTCgtttaaaagttgaaaaaagaggaaaatgtaaaaaaaaatattttttttattttgttttagcaAACTTTTATGGACCTTTCAATGCCTCTACAACATTTCAACCCTctcaaattgttaaaaaagtcAATAGCTTTGGATGTTTGGTGTATTTTGTTTGATcaacaaatgttttttatatctaatacttctataaattgatttaataatttttttaatttaaaaacgataTCACTCAgtttaaaatggtttagaattttagattaaaaaatcgtagaaatttgtaaatagCTTTAAAGTCTTTGGGAATATCTAGAAAGTTAGtttatattctcacctgagaccactttgtggttgaaacgcgtaatgtttttaaataaaggtttggtgtctcggtttttttttaaactttgttttatttattttctacgCCAAGAAAATCCAACAAGAAGTATCTAgaaagtaagataaaaaaacaaacagcgTCTTCCAAGAGATGTTATTCAACGTAGAAATGGTAAAGTAACTTTTAACAATTAGGTAGATATAGCAAAAAAGCATATAAATGGCCTAGGTTGGGATAAAACTATTACAATAACCGCAGAAAGTCACACATATTTTGTATATTCTTATGGAGCTATTACTagaatctatttttttcaaatacatcTGGGTAAAATATTCCAGCAGGAATCATTCCATTACTATATTTTGGCCGgaaaactaatattttttatttccgatattttttaacaattcttGTCTTATTCTTCCGTCATCTTCAAAAccaaaaagtctttaaaaaataactaactctattcaattatttttgtgctGTAACAAAAATCTTGGATTTAATATTTGTTTGGTTTTAGAAATATGGGTAGCATATTTTCCAAACAATCAGTTAATTAAAAGGTGTAAGAATTTCTTGATTATGTTTTGTTTGGGTTTCATTTAAAAGAACTGCCAAAAAACCACTTCGGCTGAAATCACTAAGACCTCTCTTGGTGGAAACAACTTCAGGACCTTTTCTCAAGGACTGTATCCTTGGACCTCTTTAAAGGATACAGTAGACGGGACTTTTTCCCTTAATTTCTCTCTCGGAGGACCTCTTTTCAAGGGCTAGGGTTTACTAGGTCCAAGTTTAAAGTTGTTGTAAAAGTTACTTGTTTTATCTGTTGTTTCTATTGTAATggttactaaataaaaatttcttttttcaatCATCTGTGTTTAATTGAAATCGAATCTCCCCACTCCCACTGTATAAAAGCTAGTCGAGAAGGCACTCTTATGTAGTGTAAACCAGGATAACAGCGGCAAATAAGTTCTTTTccagttttaaataataaataaataaataaaataaaagcattACAGTACGGATATTAAAACagtggtttaaaattaaaaacaattgtaAATCTGAAATCTTAGATCTCAAGAATCTCTGCGAATTTCCGTCGAAAAGAGAGAGCAGAAAAAAGTAGCTGTCTTTAGTCGACTactgtctaattttttaaaatcaaaaatacgtaGAAGTTTTTTATAGTTACATAAATCTGTTGAAGCTAATTTCAAATTGCGATTTTTTGCAAGTAAATTAGACATATTTTCACTTCATTTGCGTCACCTCTGACcagtttttttggattttggaaaaatttgtgaaattaaaaGCTCGGGGAAATAACATGTTTGTTATTCAAATTTGGATAACttgcttttttactttttcctaTTTTGGTTTTGGCTTTTCTCTGCTGAAGCTAGACGAAGAAAATTCTTTGCTGAATAAAAGCTGTTGTCTTTAAGTATTGTGCAGGAAATCGATGTTCGAGTAAAAACATGAGTGTTTTCGTGTAACGAGTGTCTCGTTTCTCGTCACCATTCGCTAATTATAAACGCGCTAACATAATTACGTCGCCATGTCTGTTAGACATCAGTAAGGCAAATACAGGAAGCGGAATTTCCCGCAGAAAAATGAAATCAATAGCAAGTCCGGCCGTCCTCTCGAGTAATTCTTGTGAAAGCAAGTTTACATGTAAACGAGTTTAAATATCCACTAGGATCGTCAAAACGATTTTAATTCGACAGAGCCTAATGACAATTTCAGTGattaaattactaaaatattAATGAACACTCAGTGAAAGGCGGTTTTCATTTCGAAAAGCTTCGTTGGGGAAAATAAACGAgtctaaattaaaattcatgcATCGCGCCGAGTTGCGACAGTTTCCGTGCATTTGAAACAACATCGTTGTTTTGCaaaccgattttaaaaaattagatgcGAGTTGCTGCTTTTTCATGGGGCGGCTAATGCATGAGTCACGCCACTCCACTGGGGGGCACTCCACAGTGACAGTTGTGTCTCGAGGGCCCCCTAGCTTAACGAATACCTAATTCAATCAAAGATCCAGCCGAGTGAGCTTCTCTGTCGGGATGCAGTCTGTCATCTCGCCATGTCTTTGATTTCAAGGAGAGGGTCCACCCGAAACACCTAATTCAATTTGGGGTATCGACAATCCAAATGCATAATTTCGCAATTAGATGCTCAAGTGATTCACTGACCTGTATCCGCGCTTCGTTTAATTTCGTACTCCTAGCTAGCTCCTCTCTGCAGTAGATGTCCGGGTAGTGGCTCTTGGCGAACGCCGCTTCCAGCTCCGCCAGCTGCTCTTGGGTGAACGTGGTGCGGTGCCTTCTTCGAGCGGGGGTGGGACAGGAGGCGGTGGTCGGGGTGTGGCCGGTGTGCTGGGGGCCGCCGGGCGACACCGTCCCCAGGCTGTTGCTGCCCGTCGTCGTTGGCTCcggtttcagctttttaaaAGCACCGTCTGCAACAACAACAGCActagttattaattaagttagtTGTTATACTgcgacattttatttttttggcccAAATACCTGTTGCTAAAACGAAAATAGGTAATTTACAGAGTGGCCCACAACAAagttctttttcaaaaaagtgctaattttttgcattaagacacaatttttgttttttctcatATACGTTCGGAAGCTTCCAAAACAGAGATTTGGATAGAAATTAGTGGTATTacacttcaaaattttgtgaaaagacaagtttgttaaaaaaaatttttttgttgactaACTGAGGTAGTTTGACAACAACTTACAGTGTTTCTTAATATGAGCACCCATTTCTTGTACTTTGTCCAAATACTTCacagtaaacattttttaagtcCGACTGTGCATAATGAAAATCTTGTAACAGCCATAATGAACCTCATTATGTACTTGCACGTACaataaaatagcaaaattGTCTGCTGCAAAGAGTAACTACCAGTCAAATTTTAGCGTGGCTGAagtaaaacttcaaaaatcatacttatttttttgtaaaataaaattaagctttacTGCTAAAATCTTTTTGTAAAGTagtctaacaaaaaaatttttatgtacTTAATGACAAAATAGCTAATTACTAATTAGTTACCTTTATTATATCTTggcatttataaaaaattaaaaattgagacTTATTGCATctataattaaagaaaaatgaagtttacgTGAATTTTAGATTCTGATTCAaagtttaatttgaaattgaaaataatacgTAAAACCAGAAAAGAGAGaattaaagaaaagaaaaaaaaacaaattcaaaacttgaAAGAAAATAGATAAGAGAAGATAAGAGGACAGAGATAAGAGAAATAACAGGAAAAAAGGATCAAGAACAAGAAATCAAAGTTAGGGAGTTATTTTTGAAAGAGTGTTGAGAGTGAAAATATTgcagaaaatataaaatagaagatcaaaaaaatagattttataaaaaaactctGCAGAACGAACAGAAACAgataaaataatagaaaagaAAGAGAATAATTAGCGTAGTGACGAAAGAATAAAAGACAGaggaaattataattaaaatattgcgaATAAAGAACAGAAAAGAGATAATTGTTAGAATAGAAATTCGTaatattcacaatttttttgttttttttgcaaaaaaaaagatttttaattttttaggaaaagaGACGACtatgttggtttttaataataataattgggATTTGAGCTTTAactaataatttattgggaatttaatatatttattcACAATCACATTGTTATTAGAGTTTCATTCGCACTTATGAAGCATATAAAGTAATCTATTATCCACTATTGGAATAAAGTAATCTGAGCAATAGCTACTAATAATTGTAACTACCAGACAAAGCCTGCCAAGTTCACATTTTACTAAtacgaatattttttgattatttccaTTTTGTTATATGGTGATTGTAGATAAAACGTTGTATTGCATTCGTCTTTTATTCacttaagaaaattaaacacaTAAAATGCtttctaaaacatttaaacaataaataactattattattagaaaacaAATGTCGATAACTTTTcaggaatattttttatattttttacgagTATATACGATattctaaaatatttattttttacgtttttggttaaaatatatcataaaaactttataaacattataattttgaatttatttttaatattattatcaaCATCACTTAAATTGAtgacacaaaaattaataaataaaggaCAGAACGCATTCGTATAccttatccacataatacaaaataagctcAGTTTCACGTTCAGTAAGTTCCACAACTTTTCAAATACAGACGGTAAGAGTATTCACTggattacttttttaattgtcaatacagtttttaatgtaaagCACTACATCTGAATGAGAACTTCTAGGATTGGTCGCTTTAAACCTCTGTTACTTTCAAAATGgctagtaatttttttttgcaatttaggCATTTTATTTTCTGGTACCATTAACATATTTCTGCTGGGGAGAAGTTGTAGACCATTTTGTAtaataatcgaaaaaaaaactcttttccaatttattgttttttgtgacaaaacatttattcattttttaactctGAACTGTGCTCTATTTTAAACTTCGTTCTTATGTTAAATTAAGTAAACCACAAGTCAAGagctttttctttttgtagTACATACCACGTACTATCGTATTCATAAAAAAGTAGTAGAGCTAAATTTTGTTGGGCAATGAAACtattagttgtttcaaaactacgaAAACACCAATTagcgaattatttttttaataagattgataaaactgtaaaatagtttttaatgattaaatcttttattgaaagtataaattacaatacctattattttttgaactgactactgattttttatgaattccACCGTACACGACATAATAATCAAACTTTATTTATATTGGTGTAAACTATTGATGTTAGGGGGTATAAAAAGATGCTTAATCTCTACGATAGATTGTAAAAGATTAGGGCAAATTTCGAAAAGGAGACCTcttcaaaattatgttttttttttacttttgacgACTTTGGCATAATTACGTGTCATTTTTGACTcaacttgaaaaattccagtaaaactaaatttttaatgtaattatgaAACCCACTGAAGCGAACGTGGTGTCCAAAAAACCCGAACATTTTCCTAGTCGATTAATGTCAGTAATCGGCGATGAAGACACTTGTGTTGGCTTCATTTTAAGCGGAATCGCCGAAACAAATAAAGAGCGTGAAACCAATGTTCTGGTAGTGGACGACGACACTGATCCTGCCACAGTCGAGGAATGTttcaaacgctttattaaacGACAAGACATTgccataattttaataaaccagCACGTCGCTGACATGATCCGAAGCACTGTGGATGCCCACTGTAAGCCCGTTCCTGCAGTTTTGGAAATACCGTCAAAGAAAAGTCCGTACAACCCCGAAAAGGACTCGATTTTGAAGCGGGCAAGACGCTTGGTGTCTCCGGATGAGACGGGCTAATAAATATTCTTTCTCTGATTTGATTTCTCTTTGCTTTGAAACGACAAAGACACGATGTGGGCAATCACTGATTACAAAGCTAACATGTTTTGTTTCCATTTACTTAACTCTGCAGCTAAGTGCTAAATGGCTTTAGTGGGTACTTGCGGCAAGTTCGCATCGGTATCAAAGCGGATTCGCATTTCGACGACTGTGTGTAGAGATAATTATGTATGCATGCATGCATTTGAAGCTTCGATTAAACGCAGAAAGTCGTGATATGAAGTGGCAAAGTGGCCGTCgaattatgtaaatatttgaaaacgGCGGCGGGCCAGAGAAAGAGCCGGAGTGTATGGGTCTCGAGCGTTGAGTAACTACATTCAGTTGGGAGTAATAAGATTGTGTGAGATTCTTTGTGGCGCGCGCCGGTGTCAGTAATTGTAATTAGGTTGGTACTAACTGCATTAATAAACAGTAATGAATTCAATAAGGTTTAGTTGCCGCCGACGCCGTTTGCCGCCGTTTGTCGCCACAGACACCTGTGCCGTCTTCAACCTGATCGTCGCGTGACCACAAGACGGCCTCCGGGGCCCGGAGCCAGCAACATGCACTCCGGACCTCCTACTCACTGCTTACAAACACCCCAAATCATCGGCCAATAACActagtttacaatttttttcctattgCCAAAAGATAGTTTATGATCTCGTTTTCTGCTTACTGATAACTAAAATAccgggttcgtcaagtttacactcaggcagtttacacctcttagaagagagaaaaaaaaatgaaataaatatattccACTGCACTGATATCCAGTCTcgctaggaaaaaaaatattttttctattgattcatttgtccaataaaaaagaaaaaaacatttgaccaaaaaatcacattagctgttttttacataaatggatcggaaatacgaaataaaattattctgcaaaaatttgacttgaaaaaaatcgttagaatTGGATTAGAAgccattttgatattatttatcggaaattttattataatttatgagGGACATGATTGAGTAGTAATAAATCTCCGCTACAAAAGGACCCACTACCTACCCtaataacagtaatgactgcagaaattttacaactagcGGCACGGTCTTATCGGGCGGTTTTAAAGCCAGGACCGGCATAAGcagactaaagtgttaaaaatgtttttattaaaaaattacatcagaaGTTCAAATTGATGACTATTTTGGTCTAAGCACAAACGAATTCTTCGTTTACAATTCGCATGAACCCTTGCCGCAA
The sequence above is a segment of the Tribolium castaneum strain GA2 chromosome 9, icTriCast1.1, whole genome shotgun sequence genome. Coding sequences within it:
- the LOC103312690 gene encoding V-type proton ATPase subunit F — protein: MKPTEANVVSKKPEHFPSRLMSVIGDEDTCVGFILSGIAETNKERETNVLVVDDDTDPATVEECFKRFIKRQDIAIILINQHVADMIRSTVDAHCKPVPAVLEIPSKKSPYNPEKDSILKRARRLVSPDETG